The following are encoded together in the Daucus carota subsp. sativus chromosome 5, DH1 v3.0, whole genome shotgun sequence genome:
- the LOC108222305 gene encoding B3 domain-containing protein Os01g0234100, whose translation MAITSSSKISKASDKKKKTFKNKHSGSNHKQVVSFDAQQSSPMERAREIQANLPSRFPSFVKYMLRSHVTGGFWLGLPKNFTCNHLPEKNDIVVLVDETGVEHETNYLWEKNGLSGGWRKFSLDHQLREGDVLIFHLIDECKFKVYIVRVKSEALIETDIDLSLVNLGARATEMVGDYQERDPKITVLAREEHLEQYPEKDMVALLNDEDAAENYFEMDVDDYDSGIRFSQPVIDFKDVKTFSHFNIIVYGFSIDHRISQHLRVKYYELCCSQKSYLHDQLKDGLNLQLVVGVISETISIADAIRSSMPTSSENLISWDKILEGFEILGMKVGFLRARINKLVTISSDAKDALERKILEKVNAEEELRALILEKVKAEKEVKALQIKLIDVKKVIANSDHKIEYMKKRAERLEAVFLQESKAPW comes from the exons ATGGCCATCACTTCCTCATCCAAG ATTAGCAAGGCCTcggacaagaagaagaagacttTCAAGAATAAGCATAGTGGGAGCAACCACAAACAA GTGGTTAGCTTTGATGCACAACAATCCTCCCCGATGGAGCGAGCTCGAGAAATTCAAGCAAACTTACCATCCAGGTTCCCTAGTTTTGTGAAGTATATGCTCCGATCACATGTTACTGGTGGATTTTGGCTG GGTCTTCCAAAGAACTTTACTTGCAATCATTTGCCAGAGAAAAATGACATTGTGGTTCTGGTGGATGAAACGGGGGTTGAACACGAGACTAACTATCTATGGGAAAAGAATGGACTAAGTGGTGGATGGAGAAAATTCTCCCTTGATCATCAACTGCGGGAGGGAGATGTTTTGATTTTTCATTTGATCGATGAGTGCAAATTTAAG GTCTATATTGTGAGAGTTAAGTCGGAAGCTTTAATTGAAACTGATATAGATCTTAGCCTTGTGAACTTGGGTGCTCGTGCAACAGAGATGGTTGGTG ATTATCAAGAAAGGGACCCGAAGATCACTGTTTTGGCACGAGAGGAACATTTGGAGCAATATCCTGAGAAAGACATGGTTGCTCTTCTTAATGATGAAGATGCTGcagaaaattattttgagatggatGTCGATGACTATGACTCAGGCATCAGGTTTTCTCAACCAGTTATTGATTTCAAAGATGTAAAGACTTTCtcacatttcaatattattgtATATGGATTTAGTATAGACCATAGGATTTCACAGCACCTTCGGGTGAAGTACTATGAGCTTTGCTGCAGTCAAAAGTCATACCTCCACGACCAACTCAAGGACGGGCTGAATTTGCAACTAGTGGTTGGAGTAATTTCAGAAACCATCAGCATTGCTGATGCTATTAGATCTTCCATGCCTACCAGTTCTGAAAATCTGATATCATGGGACAAGATTTTAGAAGGCTTTGAGATTTTAGGCATGAAAGTTGGATTTTTACGTGCGAGGATTAATAAGCTAGTGACTATTTCATCTGATGCAAAAGATGCTCTGGAACGCAAGATACTTGAAAAAGTGAATGCTGAAGAGGAATTGAGAGCTCTTATCCTAGAAAAAGTGAAAGCAGAAAAGGAAGTGAAAGCTCTTCAGATAAAGCTAATTGACGTAAAAAAGGTGATTGCAAATTCAGATCACAAGATTGAGTATATGAAGAAGAGAGCTGAGAGACTTGAAGCTGTGTTTCTACAAGAGTCAAAGGCACCATGGTGA
- the LOC108221774 gene encoding F-box/kelch-repeat protein At3g61590-like — MYHGYRLMGYPIYSNSGWDDYHYAFRLDQDPRNVFLAGGAPWPYHYDFAPSRIGTGVFIPRLDQGTGVFHPNLELLGTPNRAEREQNVVIPDRVNRERNLVNPSTVDRRSSLVSPNGNDRESNLFCIDSLPDELQELVLSFLPLPCIIGSSCVSKKWKQIIHSGKFKMKCAEILSKKPWYFMFTNSDEPTASIYNPLQRHWSDFEFPFKIKHSGKIAASCGLICMIEETDCNSEIYICNPMTRRCRKFEEQFGVQESTYSSLAFSVDKPSSEYTIAIVRSWQVHDTISYWYTSIHIYNSGSMTWLPPMCETLSGWRAGNDSIVFDGVLHFVVTKNGMPNTHALLSYNINSSSPDCNLMTTLNPIPFSLTCVRLMNVQDKIVMVGGLGSHDVPEKIGIWMLKGTEWEEVSWVPDTFFKGFGEVDDVFASSGTGDLIYIQAYGSPSLLVFDMKSKAWKWCQKKPQYKKRYALQLFSGFCFEPRLDISP; from the exons ATGTACCATGGTTATCGATTGATG GGGTACCCGATCTACAGTAATAGTGGATGGGATGATTATCATTATGCTTTTCGATTGGATCAG GATCCTCGTAATGTATTCTTGGCTGGAGGTGCACCTTGGCCATATCATTATGACTTTGCTCCCAGCAGGATCGGCACAGGAGTATTCATTCCCAGGTTGGATCAAGGGACTGGAGTATTCCATCCTAATTTGGAGCTTCTGGGGACTCCCAACAGAGCTGAACGAGAACAAAATGTGGTGATTCCCGACAGAGTTAATAGAGAAAGGAATCTTGTGAATCCCAGCACAGTTGATCGAAGAAGCAGTCTTGTGAGTCCCAATGGAAATGATCGAGAAAGCAATCTTTTTTGTATTGATTCCCTTCCAGATGAGTTGCAAGAGCTGGTTTTGTCTTTTCTTCCGCTTCCGTGCATAATTGGATCTTCTTGTGTTTCTAAGAAATGGAAGCAGATTATTCACTCAGGAAAGTTCAAGATGAAGTGTGCTGAAATTTTGTCCAAGAAACCTTGGTACTTCATGTTTACAAACTCTGACGAGCCTACTGCTAGCATATACAATCCTCTACAGCGCCATTGGTCTGATTTTGAATTCCCTTTCAAAATTAAGCATAGTGGGAAAATTGCGGCATCCTGTGGTTTAATCTGCATGATTGAGGAAACTGATTGCAACTCTgagatttatatatgtaatccCATGACCAGAAGGTGCAGAAAATTTGAGGAACAATTCGGGGTACAAGAGTCGACGTATAGCAGTCTTGCCTTTTCTGTCGATAAGCCATCATCTGAATACACCATTGCAATTGTGAGGTCCTGGCAAGTCCATGATACTATTTCTTATTGGTATACGTCGATTCACATTTATAATTCAGGAAGTATGACTTGGTTACCTCCTATGTGTGAAACATTAAGTGGGTGGCGCGCAGGAAATGATAGCATTGTTTTTGATGGGGTTCTTCATTTTGTGGTTACAAAAAATGGTATGCCTAATACCCATGCATTGTTAAGTTACAATATAAACAGCTCATCTCCTGACTGCAACTTAATGACAACCTTGAACCCCATTCCCTTCTCCCTCACTTGTGTGCGCCTGATGAACGTCCAAGACAAGATTGTTATGGTGGGAGGTCTTGGTAGTCATGATGTCCCGGAAAAGATTGGCATCTGGATGCTTAAAGGTACAGAATGGGAAGAGGTTTCATGGGTGCCTGACACTTTCTTTAAGGGGTTCGGAGAAGTTGATGATGTATTTGCAAGCAGCGGTACTGGGGATCTTATTTACATCCAAGCCTATGGATCACCATCACTTCTTGTTTTTGATATGAAGTCGAAAGCATGGAAATGGTGCCAGAAAAAACCTCAGTATAAGAAGAGGTATGCCCTTCAGCTTTTCTCAGGCTTCTGCTTTGAACCTCGGCTAGATATTTCACCCTGA